The following are encoded together in the Prionailurus viverrinus isolate Anna chromosome B3, UM_Priviv_1.0, whole genome shotgun sequence genome:
- the PPCDC gene encoding phosphopantothenoylcysteine decarboxylase isoform X3, translating to MESSASCPADAAPLAKRQFRVLVGVTGSVAALKLPLLVSRLLDIPGLEVAVVTTERAKHFYSPQDIPVTLYSDADEWETCVIRAWDCRKPLLFCPAMNTVMWEHPVTAQQVGLLKAFGYVEIPCVAKKLVCGDEGLGAMAEVGTIVDKVKEVLFCRDGSQQS from the exons ATGGAATCAAGTGCGTCATGTCCAGCAGATGCTGCACCCTTGGCGAAGAGACAGTTTCGTGTCCTCGTGGGTGTCACTGGGAGCGTTGCAGCCCTGAAGTTGCCTCTTCTGGTGTCTAGGCTTTTGGACATTCCTGGC CTGGAAGTAGCAGTGGTCACCACCGAGAGAGCCAAACATTTCTACAGCCCCCAGGACATTCCTGTCACTCTCTACAGCGACGCTGATGAATGGGAG ACCTGTGTCATCCGGGCCTGGGACTGCCGAAAGCCCCTGCTCTTCTGCCCGGCGATGAACACCGTCATGTGGGAGCATCCCGTCACCGCGCAGCAGGTGGGCCTGCTCAAGGCCTTCGGCTATGTGGAGATTCCTTGTGTGGCCAAGAAGTTGGTGTGTGGAGATGAAG GTCTAGGGGCCATGGCTGAGGTGGGCACCATTGTGGACAAGGTGAAAGAAGTCCTCTTCTGTCGTGACGGCTCTCAGCAGAGCTGA
- the PPCDC gene encoding phosphopantothenoylcysteine decarboxylase isoform X5: MESSASCPADAAPLAKRQFRVLVGVTGSVAALKLPLLVSRLLDIPGTCVIRAWDCRKPLLFCPAMNTVMWEHPVTAQQVGLLKAFGYVEIPCVAKKLVCGDEGLGAMAEVGTIVDKVKEVLFCRDGSQQS; this comes from the exons ATGGAATCAAGTGCGTCATGTCCAGCAGATGCTGCACCCTTGGCGAAGAGACAGTTTCGTGTCCTCGTGGGTGTCACTGGGAGCGTTGCAGCCCTGAAGTTGCCTCTTCTGGTGTCTAGGCTTTTGGACATTCCTGGC ACCTGTGTCATCCGGGCCTGGGACTGCCGAAAGCCCCTGCTCTTCTGCCCGGCGATGAACACCGTCATGTGGGAGCATCCCGTCACCGCGCAGCAGGTGGGCCTGCTCAAGGCCTTCGGCTATGTGGAGATTCCTTGTGTGGCCAAGAAGTTGGTGTGTGGAGATGAAG GTCTAGGGGCCATGGCTGAGGTGGGCACCATTGTGGACAAGGTGAAAGAAGTCCTCTTCTGTCGTGACGGCTCTCAGCAGAGCTGA
- the PPCDC gene encoding phosphopantothenoylcysteine decarboxylase isoform X1 yields MESSASCPADAAPLAKRQFRVLVGVTGSVAALKLPLLVSRLLDIPGLEVAVVTTERAKHFYSPQDIPVTLYSDADEWEMWKCRSDPVLHIDLRRWADLMLVAPLDANTLGKVASGICDNLLTCVIRAWDCRKPLLFCPAMNTVMWEHPVTAQQVGLLKAFGYVEIPCVAKKLVCGDEGLGAMAEVGTIVDKVKEVLFCRDGSQQS; encoded by the exons ATGGAATCAAGTGCGTCATGTCCAGCAGATGCTGCACCCTTGGCGAAGAGACAGTTTCGTGTCCTCGTGGGTGTCACTGGGAGCGTTGCAGCCCTGAAGTTGCCTCTTCTGGTGTCTAGGCTTTTGGACATTCCTGGC CTGGAAGTAGCAGTGGTCACCACCGAGAGAGCCAAACATTTCTACAGCCCCCAGGACATTCCTGTCACTCTCTACAGCGACGCTGATGAATGGGAG aTGTGGAAGTGCCGATCCGACCCCGTTCTCCACATTGACCTGCGGAGGTGGGCAGATCTCATGCTGGTGGCTCCTCTTGATGCCAACACCCTGGGGAAGGTGGCCAGTGGTATATGTGACAACTTGCTT ACCTGTGTCATCCGGGCCTGGGACTGCCGAAAGCCCCTGCTCTTCTGCCCGGCGATGAACACCGTCATGTGGGAGCATCCCGTCACCGCGCAGCAGGTGGGCCTGCTCAAGGCCTTCGGCTATGTGGAGATTCCTTGTGTGGCCAAGAAGTTGGTGTGTGGAGATGAAG GTCTAGGGGCCATGGCTGAGGTGGGCACCATTGTGGACAAGGTGAAAGAAGTCCTCTTCTGTCGTGACGGCTCTCAGCAGAGCTGA
- the PPCDC gene encoding phosphopantothenoylcysteine decarboxylase isoform X6, translating to MWKCRSDPVLHIDLRRWADLMLVAPLDANTLGKVASGICDNLLTCVIRAWDCRKPLLFCPAMNTVMWEHPVTAQQVGLLKAFGYVEIPCVAKKLVCGDEGLGAMAEVGTIVDKVKEVLFCRDGSQQS from the exons aTGTGGAAGTGCCGATCCGACCCCGTTCTCCACATTGACCTGCGGAGGTGGGCAGATCTCATGCTGGTGGCTCCTCTTGATGCCAACACCCTGGGGAAGGTGGCCAGTGGTATATGTGACAACTTGCTT ACCTGTGTCATCCGGGCCTGGGACTGCCGAAAGCCCCTGCTCTTCTGCCCGGCGATGAACACCGTCATGTGGGAGCATCCCGTCACCGCGCAGCAGGTGGGCCTGCTCAAGGCCTTCGGCTATGTGGAGATTCCTTGTGTGGCCAAGAAGTTGGTGTGTGGAGATGAAG GTCTAGGGGCCATGGCTGAGGTGGGCACCATTGTGGACAAGGTGAAAGAAGTCCTCTTCTGTCGTGACGGCTCTCAGCAGAGCTGA
- the PPCDC gene encoding phosphopantothenoylcysteine decarboxylase isoform X2: MPARSEGGRELEVAVVTTERAKHFYSPQDIPVTLYSDADEWEMWKCRSDPVLHIDLRRWADLMLVAPLDANTLGKVASGICDNLLTCVIRAWDCRKPLLFCPAMNTVMWEHPVTAQQVGLLKAFGYVEIPCVAKKLVCGDEGLGAMAEVGTIVDKVKEVLFCRDGSQQS; this comes from the exons ATGCCAGCCAGGtcagaagggggaagagag CTGGAAGTAGCAGTGGTCACCACCGAGAGAGCCAAACATTTCTACAGCCCCCAGGACATTCCTGTCACTCTCTACAGCGACGCTGATGAATGGGAG aTGTGGAAGTGCCGATCCGACCCCGTTCTCCACATTGACCTGCGGAGGTGGGCAGATCTCATGCTGGTGGCTCCTCTTGATGCCAACACCCTGGGGAAGGTGGCCAGTGGTATATGTGACAACTTGCTT ACCTGTGTCATCCGGGCCTGGGACTGCCGAAAGCCCCTGCTCTTCTGCCCGGCGATGAACACCGTCATGTGGGAGCATCCCGTCACCGCGCAGCAGGTGGGCCTGCTCAAGGCCTTCGGCTATGTGGAGATTCCTTGTGTGGCCAAGAAGTTGGTGTGTGGAGATGAAG GTCTAGGGGCCATGGCTGAGGTGGGCACCATTGTGGACAAGGTGAAAGAAGTCCTCTTCTGTCGTGACGGCTCTCAGCAGAGCTGA
- the PPCDC gene encoding phosphopantothenoylcysteine decarboxylase isoform X4 yields MRGTAVDSGRGAQMWKCRSDPVLHIDLRRWADLMLVAPLDANTLGKVASGICDNLLTCVIRAWDCRKPLLFCPAMNTVMWEHPVTAQQVGLLKAFGYVEIPCVAKKLVCGDEGLGAMAEVGTIVDKVKEVLFCRDGSQQS; encoded by the exons ATGAGAGGAACAGCGGTGGACTCGGGCCGGGGTGCTCAG aTGTGGAAGTGCCGATCCGACCCCGTTCTCCACATTGACCTGCGGAGGTGGGCAGATCTCATGCTGGTGGCTCCTCTTGATGCCAACACCCTGGGGAAGGTGGCCAGTGGTATATGTGACAACTTGCTT ACCTGTGTCATCCGGGCCTGGGACTGCCGAAAGCCCCTGCTCTTCTGCCCGGCGATGAACACCGTCATGTGGGAGCATCCCGTCACCGCGCAGCAGGTGGGCCTGCTCAAGGCCTTCGGCTATGTGGAGATTCCTTGTGTGGCCAAGAAGTTGGTGTGTGGAGATGAAG GTCTAGGGGCCATGGCTGAGGTGGGCACCATTGTGGACAAGGTGAAAGAAGTCCTCTTCTGTCGTGACGGCTCTCAGCAGAGCTGA